From Primulina tabacum isolate GXHZ01 chromosome 2, ASM2559414v2, whole genome shotgun sequence, one genomic window encodes:
- the LOC142536794 gene encoding actin-related protein 4 produces the protein MYGGDEVSAIVVDLGFHTCKAGYAGEDAPKAVFPSDVGSIDLMEVDDIDNSDKNSGSALDSKSKGKRKLYVGSQDMGFRRDHMEVLSPIKDGIVVDWDMVENIWDHALRKCLLIDPKEHPMLLAEPCFNTQLQREKSAEIMFEKYQVPALFLAKNAVLTSFASGRATSLVVDSGGGSTTVAPVHDGYVLQKAVATSPVGGEFLTDCLLKSLEHKGLPIKPRYAFKRKEIRPGEFQITDLDFPNTTESYKLYSQRVIVGDIKECVCRVPDTPYDETSYSNIPMTPYELPDGQTIEIGADRFKVPDVLFNPSLVQTIPGMENSLEIASSVRGLPQMVIESINKCDVDIRRELFSSILLAGGTASMQQLKERLEKDLLEESPQAARVKVLASGNATERRFSVWIGGSILASLGSFQQMWFSKSEYEEHGASYVQRKCP, from the exons ATGTACGGCGGTG ACGAAGTGTCCGCAATAGTGGTGGACTTGGGTTTCCATACCTGTAAAGCTGGTTACGCCGGTGAAGATGCTCCAAAGGCTGTTTTTCCATCA GATGTTGGGTCAATTGACCTAATGGAAGTTGATGATATTGATAATTCAGACAAGAATTCTGGATCTGCTCTAGATTCTAAATCCAAGGGTAAGCGTAAACTTTATGTAGGATCGCAAGACATGGGGTTTCGGAGGGATCACATGGAG GTATTATCACCCATCAAGGATGGAATAGTTGTTGACTGGGATATGGTTGAAAACATATGGGACCATGCATTGAG GAAATGCCTATTGATTGATCCAAAGGAGCATCCAATGCTACTTGCTGAGCCATGTTTTAATACTCAACTGCAGAGAGAAAA GTCTGCGGAGATCATGTTTGAGAAATACCAAGTTCCTGCATTATTTTTGGCCAAAAATGCT GTCCTCACGTCTTTTGCATCCGGACGGGCCACCTCTTTAGTCGTTGATAG TGGTGGAGGATCAACTACTGTGGCTCCAGTTCATGATGGATATGTTCTTCAGAAG GCTGTGGCAACATCTCCTGTCGGGGGAGAATTTCTCACTGATTGCTTATTGAAAAGCCTGGAACACAAAGGGCTTCCT ATAAAACCTCGATATGCATTTAAACGGAAGGAAATTCGTCCAGGAGAATTTCAG ATTACGGACCTTGACTTCCCAAATACAACAGAAAGCTACAAACTCTATTCTCAG AGAGTTATTGTTGGAGATATTAAAGAATGTGTATGCCGAGTGCCAGACACCCCTTATGATG AGACTTCATATTCCAACATCCCAATGACACCTTATGAGCTTCCTGATGGACA GACGATTGAAATTGGTGCTGACAGATTCAAAGTTCCTGATGTACTATTCAATCCATCTCTTGTCCAG ACTATACCTGGTATGGAAAATTCTTTAGAGATTGCTTCATCTGTCCGTGGTCTGCCTCAAATG GTTATTGAGAGCATAAACAAGTGCGATGTTGACATCCGAAGAGAACTTTTTAGCAGCATTTTG CTTGCTGGCGGTACTGCATCAATGCAACAGTTGAAAGAACGTCTTGAGAAAGATTTGTTGGAG GAATCCCCTCAAGCAGCAAGGGTCAAAGTGTTGGCAAGTGGAAATGCTACTGAAAGGAGATTCAG CGTTTGGATCGGGGGGAGCATATTGGCATCTCTTGGTTCCTTTCAGCAAATGTGGTTTTCCAAGTCTGA GTATGAAGAGCATGGAGCTTCTTACGTTCAACGCAAATGCCCCTAA
- the LOC142536795 gene encoding zinc transporter 8-like, whose product MKTLFFAIMALLPAVIVAECTCEADEEERNTSLALKYKLVAIASILVASAIGVCLPVLGKAVPALSPDRNFFFIVKAFAAGVILSTGFIHVLPDAFEDLTSPCISESPWGDFPFTGFIAMVSAIGTLMVDTYATSHYRRRSAGKAAAQVGNEEEGMVQVHAHATHGHAHGSVSSVSDSDETELLRHRVISQVLELGIIVHSVIIGIALGASESPKTIRPLIAALTFHQFFEGIGLGGCIAQAKFKSRAVAIMGLFFSLTTPVGIAIGIGISNIYSETSPTALIVQGCFNSASAGILIYMALVDLLAADFMSPKLQNSGKLQLGANVSLLLGAGAMSLLAKWA is encoded by the exons ATGAAGACCCTTTTCTTTGCGATAATGGCGCTGCTGCCCGCAGTTATTGTGGCAGAATGTACGTGCGAGGCCGATGAAGAAGAACGAAACACATCTCTGgcattaaaatacaaattagTGGCAATCGCGTCGATCTTAGTGGCCAGTGCAATTGGGGTTTGCCTTCCGGTTCTTGGAAAAGCGGTGCCCGCATTGAGCCCTGATCGGAACTTCTTCTTCATCGTCAAAGCTTTCGCCGCCGGAGTGATCCTGTCGACGGGTTTTATACATGTTCTACCGGACGCTTTCGAGGACCTGACGTCTCCGTGCATAAGCGAGAGTCCGTGGGGGGATTTCCCGTTCACGGGTTTCATCGCTATGGTTTCTGCTATTGGGACGTTGATGGTGGATACGTACGCCACTTCGCATTACAGGCGCAGGTCGGCCGGTAAGGCGGCGGCCCAAGTTGGGAATGAGGAGGAAGGGATGGTTCAGGTTCATGCTCACGCCACGCACGGCCATGCACATGGATCTGTTTCTTCGGTGTCGGATTCTGATGAAACGGAGCTCCTCCGGCATCGAGTAATATCCCAG GTGTTGGAGTTGGGTATCATAGTCCATTCGGTGATAATTGGAATCGCTTTAGGTGCTTCGGAAAGTCCTAAAACAATACGGCCTTTGATTGCTGCTTTGACATTCCATCAATTCTTTGAAGGCATTGGCCTCGGAGGATGCATTGCACAAGCAAAGTTCAAGTCACGGGCAGTCGCAATAATGGGTCTATTCTTCTCCCTAACAACTCCAGTTGGCATTGCAATTGGCATTGGAATAAGCAACATCTACAGTGAAACAAGCCCGACTGCTCTGATTGTCCAAGGATGCTTTAACTCAGCATCTGCAGGGATCTTGATATACATGGCACTCGTGGATCTTCTTGCTGCTGATTTTATGAGTCCCAAATTGCAAAACAGTGGAAAGCTTCAATTAGGAGCAAATGTGTCTCTTCTTTTGGGTGCTGGAGCTATGTCTCTTTTGGCCAAGTGGGCTTGA
- the LOC142536792 gene encoding anthocyanidin 3-O-glucosyltransferase 2-like, whose amino-acid sequence MAEKTVELVFIPFPAPSHLAALVKLAKLLTDTDGRISVTILILKAPIDTKIDSLTRNSSHSRVRFVRIVPHDESIERELIKSPKNLMLRFIESQKKAVRDVVAEMMEDPTRRIAGFVLDMFCTTMMQVADEFRVPSYICFTCSAAVLGLMLHFHRISDEFGPEYVAEQYEGLDSEVSISTYANPYPASVLPSSVLEKDGGLLNNFKRFRDCKGIVINTFLELESHAVKSLLADESVPNIYPVGPIIQEASGAEQREGQGEILEWLDQQPDSSVVYLCFGTNGSFDREQVKEIAAALEKSGHRFLWSLRKPPLEGKFEMVGEYEDHKEVLPEGFLQRMSGVGKVIGWAPQMAVLSHRSVGGFVSHCGWNSTLESIWCGVPLAAWPLFAEQQANAFQFVKEFGMAVEIKMDYKKNCGIIVGAEKIEMAIRELMDLDNKIRVKVAAMKDKSRVVYEKGGSSQDFLQRLVQDFIDTVS is encoded by the coding sequence ATGGCGGAAAAAACAGTAGAATTGGTGTTCATCCCTTTCCCCGCCCCGAGCCATCTTGCAGCTTTGGTGAAACTGGCAAAGCTCTTGACTGATACAGATGGACGCATTTCAGTTACTATCCTCATCTTGAAGGCACCGATTGACACCaagatcgattctttgacaaggAATTCGAGCCACTCTCGCGTACGGTTCGTACGAATCGTCCCCCATGACGAGTCCATAGAGCGGGAGTTGATTAAATCTCCCAAAAACCTGATGCTCCGGTTCATTGAAAGCCAGAAGAAAGCTGTCAGGGACGTGGTGGCGGAGATGATGGAGGACCCGACGAGAAGGATTGCTGGGTTTGTGCTGGACATGTTCTGCACCACCATGATGCAGGTGGCGGATGAGTTTCGGGTCCCGAGTTATATTTGCTTCACTTGCAGCGCCGCTGTGCTGGGTCTTATGCTTCATTTCCATCGAATTAGCGACGAATTTGGGCCGGAATACGTGGCAGAACAGTACGAGGGTTTGGATTCTGAGGTATCGATTTCGACTTACGCTAACCCTTACCCAGCGAGTGTCTTACCTTCTTCTGTACTTGAGAAAGACGGCGGGTTGTTGAACAATTTCAAGAGGTTTCGGGACTGCAAAGGGATTGTGATAAACACGTTCCTTGAATTGGAATCCCACGCGGTGAAGTCTCTTTTGGCTGATGAAAGCGTCCCAAACATTTACCCTGTCGGGCCCATAATTCAGGAAGCAAGTGGTGCTGAACAGAGGGAAGGGCAGGGCGAGATCCTGGAATGGCTGGACCAGCAACCAGATTCTTCCGTTGTTTATCTTTGCTTCGGCACCAACGGTTCCTTCGATAGAGAACAAGTGAAGGAGATTGCCGCCGCTCTTGAAAAGAGTGGACACCGGTTTTTATGGTCCCTTAGGAAGCCTCCTCTAGAGGGAAAATTTGAGATGGTCGGGGAGTACGAAGACCACAAGGAAGTACTGCCGGAGGGATTCCTGCAGCGCATGTCGGGAGTCGGGAAAGTGATCGGGTGGGCACCACAAATGGCCGTACTATCCCATCGTTCCGTGGGAGGCTTCGTTTCGCATTGTGGATGGAACTCGACTTTGGAAAGTATTTGGTGCGGGGTGCCGCTGGCAGCGTGGCCTCTTTTTGCAGAGCAGCAAGCTAATGCATTCCAATTCGTTAAAGAGTTTGGGATGGCAGTTGAGATTAAGATGGACTATAAGAAAAACTGTGGTATCATCGTAGGGGCGGAGAAGATCGAGATGGCGATTCGGGAGCTGATGGATTTGGACAACAAAATCCGAGTCAAGGTTGCAGCAATGAAAGATAAGAGTCGGGTCGTTTATGAGAAAGGCGGGTCGTCCCAGGATTTCTTGCAACGTCTGGTTCAAGATTTTATTGATACGGTGTCTTGA